One Homo sapiens chromosome 3, GRCh38.p14 Primary Assembly genomic window carries:
- the KRABD1 gene encoding KRAB domain-containing protein 1, translating into MMTAVSLTTRPQESVAFEDVAVYFTTKEWAIMVPAERALYRDVMLENYEAVAFVVPPTSKPALVSHLEQGKESCFTQPQGVLSRNDWRAGWIGYLELRRYTYLAKAVLRRIVSKIFRNRQCWEDRRKA; encoded by the exons ATGATGACAGCTGTGTCCTTAACAACCAGGCCCCAG GAATCAGTGGCTTTTGAGGACGTGGCTGTGTACTTCACTACGAAGGAATGGGCCATCATGGTGCCTGCCGAGAGGGCCTTGTACAGGgatgtgatgctggagaactATGAGGCTGTGGCCTTTGTAG TGCCACCCACTTCCAAACCAGCTTTGGTCTCTCATCTGGAGCAAGGGAAAGAGTCCTGTTTCACCCAGCCACAGGGAGTCCTAAGCAGGAATGACTGGAGAGCAGGCTGGATAG GATACTTGGAACTAAGAAGATATACTTActtagctaaagcagtgttacgTAGAATAGTATCAAAAATTTTTCGAAATCGTCAATGCTGGGAAGACAGGAGAAAAGCTTAA